The Heyndrickxia vini genome contains a region encoding:
- a CDS encoding glycerophosphodiester phosphodiesterase: protein MTLIFAHRGSAGTHPENTMESFIAAERSGADGIELDVHLSKDGEIVVIHDETVDRTTNGKGFVHQLSIAELKELNASYKFKTFQSFIRSPKIPTLKEVFEWMRGNDLQCNIEMKNGKIMYPLLEEKMIQLIRDYQYEERIIISSFNHYSLVHCYQLAPELETAPLYSDGLYMPWVYAHAIHAKGLHPNLKAAPDMIIQGAMADGIAVRPYTVNKESDMERLMNIQCSAIITDYPAKAVKLRRKFFK, encoded by the coding sequence ATGACCCTTATATTTGCACACCGTGGATCAGCAGGAACACATCCCGAAAATACGATGGAATCGTTTATTGCTGCTGAAAGGTCAGGTGCAGACGGAATTGAACTGGATGTTCATTTATCTAAAGATGGAGAGATTGTCGTTATTCACGATGAAACGGTGGATCGTACTACTAACGGAAAAGGGTTTGTTCATCAATTGTCCATCGCGGAACTTAAAGAATTGAATGCAAGCTATAAATTTAAAACCTTTCAGTCATTTATAAGAAGCCCCAAAATACCTACTTTAAAAGAAGTGTTTGAATGGATGAGAGGAAACGATCTTCAATGTAATATAGAAATGAAAAATGGAAAAATCATGTATCCATTATTAGAAGAAAAAATGATCCAATTAATAAGGGATTATCAGTATGAGGAACGAATCATTATTTCTTCCTTTAATCACTATTCTCTTGTGCATTGTTATCAATTGGCTCCGGAATTAGAAACTGCACCACTTTATTCTGATGGCCTATATATGCCATGGGTATACGCACATGCTATTCATGCGAAAGGATTGCATCCAAACTTAAAAGCGGCGCCAGATATGATCATACAAGGAGCGATGGCTGATGGGATTGCCGTTCGTCCTTATACGGTGAATAAAGAAAGTGATATGGAAAGATTAATGAACATACAATGTTCGGCTATAATTACTGACTATCCAGCAAAGGCAGTTAAACTAAGGAGGAAATTTTTCAAATAA